A genomic segment from Chitinophaga niabensis encodes:
- a CDS encoding glycosyltransferase family 2 protein, with protein MILLYVLFYVSFFILFYNYIGYGILLYILIKIRRLIKRPRETQSAFEPAVTILIAAYNEEEHIREKIANTLALEYPADKCHFIFVTDGSTDGTMDIIRQEPRIQLLHIPDRKGKTAAINRAMPFVQTPIVIFCDANTMLNTAAIRNIVKHYADEKTGGVAGEKKVISKEKGDAASTEGIYWKYESFLKKLDAELYSVVGAAGELFSIRTALFQPVEEDVVLDDFIISLRINQKGYRIAYAPDAYAMEEPSFSIEEEHKRKVRISAGGFQSIVMLKALLNFFKYPVLSFQYISHRVLRWTLCPLSMPILFISNLLIVVATGSLFYSTVLAAQMIFYTVAFIGYQQAKQHIKSKFFYIPFYFVFMNAAVYQGFSRYLQKKQSAAWDKSKRSKTVTV; from the coding sequence ATGATACTGCTTTACGTATTATTTTATGTTAGTTTTTTTATCCTCTTCTACAACTATATAGGGTATGGCATCCTGCTGTACATCCTCATAAAGATCAGGAGACTGATCAAACGCCCCAGGGAAACACAATCCGCATTTGAGCCGGCTGTTACCATCCTCATCGCCGCGTACAACGAAGAAGAGCACATCCGCGAAAAGATAGCGAACACACTTGCATTGGAATACCCCGCAGATAAATGTCATTTTATATTTGTTACAGATGGTTCTACAGACGGCACTATGGATATCATCCGGCAGGAACCCCGCATACAGCTGCTGCATATCCCGGACCGTAAAGGAAAAACCGCTGCCATTAACCGCGCCATGCCTTTTGTGCAAACCCCCATTGTGATCTTCTGCGATGCCAACACCATGCTCAACACAGCAGCTATCCGCAATATTGTAAAACATTATGCAGATGAAAAAACCGGTGGTGTGGCCGGAGAAAAGAAAGTGATCAGCAAAGAAAAAGGAGACGCGGCTTCAACAGAAGGTATCTACTGGAAATATGAATCCTTCCTCAAAAAGCTGGACGCAGAATTGTATTCCGTAGTAGGTGCAGCAGGAGAACTATTCTCTATCCGTACTGCGCTCTTCCAGCCTGTTGAAGAAGATGTGGTGCTGGACGATTTCATTATTTCCCTGCGCATCAATCAGAAAGGTTACCGGATCGCATACGCGCCGGATGCTTATGCCATGGAAGAACCTTCCTTCTCCATTGAAGAAGAACATAAGCGTAAGGTAAGGATCAGCGCCGGAGGTTTTCAATCCATTGTGATGTTAAAAGCATTATTAAATTTCTTTAAATACCCCGTACTTTCTTTCCAGTACATTTCGCACCGCGTATTGCGCTGGACGCTCTGCCCGCTCAGCATGCCCATTCTTTTTATCAGCAATCTCCTGATCGTAGTGGCTACCGGCAGCCTTTTCTATAGCACCGTACTTGCCGCACAAATGATCTTCTATACCGTTGCCTTTATTGGTTACCAGCAGGCAAAACAACATATAAAATCCAAGTTCTTTTATATCCCTTTCTACTTTGTTTTCATGAATGCGGCTGTATACCAGGGCTTTTCCAGGTATCTGCAAAAGAAACAATCCGCCGCCTGGGATAAGTCCAAACGCAGTAAAACCGTTACAGTATGA
- a CDS encoding carboxylesterase family protein yields the protein MLKMIALVCFMLVVGTVNAQYEPMRKIDVKISPWQTRQALIYTPTPTVAGERFPLLIAFHGRSVAGKDLSIIYKEGVPRQLKEGKMIEAVNKLDGKLYKFIVLAPMAQSWSWAPQDVGPMLDDIIKRYPVDTTRIYLTGYSAGGWSVEAAKTHSPELAARIAACITMSPANLDPDYLKRFKLVADADIHTWYFVGSKDDYFRENVKRFMDSTAKYKKGLLKITVYPGAHCCWHSFLTPRYRENDMNVYEWLLQYKKTYAVKPRTR from the coding sequence ATGTTGAAAATGATCGCTTTGGTTTGTTTTATGCTGGTAGTGGGTACCGTGAACGCGCAATACGAGCCCATGCGTAAAATAGACGTTAAGATAAGTCCGTGGCAAACAAGGCAGGCACTTATCTATACACCAACACCTACTGTCGCCGGAGAGCGTTTTCCACTACTGATAGCCTTTCACGGAAGAAGCGTGGCCGGGAAGGACCTTAGCATTATCTATAAAGAAGGTGTACCGCGGCAATTGAAAGAAGGGAAGATGATCGAGGCGGTGAATAAACTGGACGGTAAGCTGTACAAGTTTATCGTACTGGCCCCTATGGCGCAAAGCTGGTCCTGGGCCCCGCAGGATGTAGGGCCTATGCTGGACGATATCATCAAAAGATACCCGGTAGACACTACGCGGATCTATCTCACCGGCTATAGCGCCGGCGGATGGTCTGTAGAAGCTGCTAAAACACACAGTCCGGAACTGGCTGCCCGCATTGCGGCATGTATCACCATGTCTCCCGCCAACCTTGATCCGGATTACCTGAAGCGGTTCAAACTGGTGGCAGATGCCGATATACATACCTGGTATTTTGTTGGTTCCAAAGACGATTACTTCCGCGAAAACGTAAAACGTTTCATGGACAGTACAGCGAAGTATAAAAAAGGATTATTGAAAATAACGGTCTATCCGGGTGCGCATTGCTGCTGGCATTCCTTCCTCACACCCAGGTACAGGGAGAACGACATGAATGTATATGAGTGGCTGCTGCAGTATAAAAAAACATACGCTGTAAAACCCAGAACAAGATGA
- a CDS encoding acyltransferase family protein, translated as MTLQQNNRIYGLDALRAIAMLLGVLLHTIIAYKIYPNPSWPSDNSLHSYFFDGAYYLVHSFRMQLFFVVAGFFARMLYLKIGEQAFIRHRFKRIVIPFVGSLIFILPFTIAPFLYYKYFIADGLPTAEAWAALRSQFFRWNGMAHLWFLYYLLFFYGAMLVVLRLVPAFLKNRLLNLASFSHILLIGLLLGAIQVIFCEEPIVEVSNGIIPRFSNLLYYGFFFAVGFQVHKNAGQLKQIPQRTWLYLSIGLLLATVLFYILIWHKEQPFPYGIWILKLGVAMQSTFLTFGVMGVFLKYLNRESRTFRYISDASYWLYLVHLVMVSGLEVLFLYTNIPGIVRIILILTITSGVALVTYQWFIRYTFIGNILHGPRKREEHIIKTIA; from the coding sequence ATGACGCTCCAGCAAAATAACAGGATATACGGATTGGATGCCTTACGGGCAATAGCTATGCTGCTGGGTGTTTTACTCCACACCATCATTGCTTACAAGATCTATCCGAATCCTTCCTGGCCATCCGATAATTCCCTGCATAGTTACTTTTTTGATGGCGCTTACTACCTGGTCCATTCTTTCAGGATGCAATTGTTTTTTGTAGTAGCGGGCTTTTTTGCCAGGATGTTATACCTGAAAATAGGTGAGCAGGCATTCATCAGGCATCGTTTCAAACGCATCGTGATCCCTTTTGTGGGAAGTCTCATTTTTATCCTGCCATTTACGATCGCACCTTTCCTTTATTATAAATACTTTATCGCGGATGGTTTGCCAACGGCAGAGGCCTGGGCCGCACTCCGTTCCCAGTTCTTTCGCTGGAACGGCATGGCGCATTTGTGGTTCCTGTACTACCTGCTTTTCTTTTACGGGGCAATGCTGGTAGTATTAAGGCTGGTTCCGGCTTTCCTGAAGAACCGCCTGCTGAACCTGGCTTCCTTTTCACATATCTTACTGATAGGCCTGTTACTGGGCGCTATCCAGGTAATTTTCTGCGAAGAGCCAATTGTTGAAGTATCAAATGGCATTATACCCCGGTTCTCCAACCTGCTGTATTATGGCTTCTTTTTCGCGGTAGGCTTCCAGGTACATAAAAATGCCGGGCAGCTGAAGCAGATCCCTCAGCGCACCTGGCTGTACCTCTCCATTGGCTTATTGCTGGCTACCGTACTGTTCTATATACTGATCTGGCATAAAGAACAGCCTTTCCCCTATGGCATATGGATCCTGAAACTGGGGGTAGCCATGCAGAGCACTTTCCTGACATTCGGCGTGATGGGCGTATTCCTGAAATACCTGAACAGGGAAAGCCGGACCTTCCGCTATATTTCAGATGCCTCCTACTGGCTGTACCTGGTTCACCTGGTGATGGTATCCGGCTTAGAGGTACTGTTCCTTTATACAAATATCCCGGGCATTGTACGTATAATACTTATACTGACTATTACTTCGGGCGTGGCCCTGGTCACTTACCAATGGTTTATCCGGTATACCTTTATCGGAAATATCCTGCATGGACCCCGTAAAAGGGAGGAACATATCATAAAAACAATCGCTTAA
- a CDS encoding gluconate 2-dehydrogenase subunit 3 family protein produces MNRRKAIRNIFLFGGAGAAAVGGFNFYRFYKTPDLSSLEGHKRLIEELSEIIIPETDTPGAKSAGVAPVIITLVKDCTNRKAQNRFLYGLEDVEDYARSKYGKSFVECDKAAKIAITGHFEQRDRPWAGIKGKVSRRLIGDPFFITLKKYTLLGYGTSMKGATMGMAYDFIPGHYNGIVPLRPGQKCWAT; encoded by the coding sequence ATGAACCGCAGAAAAGCAATAAGGAACATTTTCCTCTTTGGTGGCGCCGGTGCAGCGGCTGTAGGAGGTTTTAACTTCTACCGCTTTTACAAAACGCCGGACCTCAGCAGCCTGGAAGGTCATAAAAGGCTGATCGAAGAACTATCGGAGATCATCATCCCGGAAACGGATACGCCCGGTGCAAAATCTGCCGGTGTAGCACCGGTGATCATCACACTGGTAAAAGACTGTACCAACCGGAAAGCACAGAACAGGTTCCTGTATGGTTTGGAGGATGTGGAAGACTATGCCCGTTCCAAGTACGGCAAATCTTTCGTGGAATGCGACAAAGCTGCCAAAATTGCTATTACCGGCCACTTTGAACAACGGGACCGCCCATGGGCCGGTATCAAAGGAAAGGTTTCCCGCAGGCTGATCGGCGATCCCTTTTTTATCACCCTGAAAAAATACACCCTGCTGGGATACGGCACCTCAATGAAAGGAGCCACCATGGGTATGGCCTACGACTTCATTCCCGGCCACTATAATGGCATTGTGCCGTTGCGCCCGGGGCAGAAATGCTGGGCCACCTGA
- a CDS encoding TolC family protein: MKRISLVVLALFLGFATQAQVVKTDTSVLLKLPPDPARIARFKEKLVELALQHPDMKQYAIKKQINKYELNSTGAQWLNHFNAAGNLNEFTLKGGSSNNTFFPRYNFGVVLPIGNLIKIPNDVKRVRAEKKVLESQQESDALTIKATVLQLYEEYAANKQLFELHMPLVEDALLNYQQAEEKFRAGDETVSIELYKEAYRAYNGEMAKKILLEKELRQSKLKLEEMVGTTLEQVLLQI; the protein is encoded by the coding sequence ATGAAACGTATCTCTTTAGTCGTTCTTGCTTTGTTCCTGGGTTTTGCTACACAGGCGCAGGTTGTGAAAACAGATACCAGCGTTTTGTTGAAACTGCCCCCTGACCCGGCCAGGATAGCCCGTTTTAAAGAAAAGCTGGTGGAGTTGGCTTTGCAGCACCCGGATATGAAACAATACGCAATTAAAAAGCAGATCAACAAATACGAACTGAACAGCACCGGCGCGCAATGGTTAAACCATTTCAACGCAGCCGGTAACTTAAATGAGTTCACGCTAAAAGGTGGCAGTTCCAACAATACTTTCTTCCCACGGTATAACTTTGGGGTAGTATTGCCGATCGGTAACCTGATCAAGATCCCGAATGATGTTAAACGCGTAAGGGCAGAGAAAAAGGTACTGGAATCACAGCAGGAATCCGATGCACTGACCATCAAGGCTACCGTACTGCAATTGTATGAAGAATATGCTGCCAACAAACAACTGTTTGAACTGCATATGCCACTGGTAGAAGATGCATTACTGAACTACCAACAGGCTGAAGAGAAATTCCGCGCAGGAGACGAAACCGTTTCCATCGAGCTTTATAAAGAAGCTTACCGCGCATACAATGGTGAAATGGCTAAAAAGATCTTACTTGAAAAAGAATTACGCCAGTCCAAACTGAAGCTGGAGGAAATGGTTGGAACAACCTTAGAACAAGTGTTGCTGCAGATATAG